The nucleotide sequence CAATATACGACGGATACGACGATGTTGGCAGACCTGGAGCTAGTAGCACCGAAGAGTATCTCGAAAGATTTGCAACATTCGGATCGAAAACACTAGCTGATTTGATTgtgaaaatacaaaattcagATGATGATATTCCGGTAAGCATGTGTTTTTTATGCCATGGGTTTTGAATGCGACCCAAAAAGTCAACTTGGTTGAAGCTATTTTTTTCTCTTGCTGTTACAAGTATTTGTTATTACCTCTACCGGGTTCTGCTAAAGGTTCCGGTACCGGACTGAGTGATGATCTCAATTCCAGGAATACCACAGTTTAAGGTTCTGGAGTTGCCTTCTTTCGTTTCTGACGTAGAATCTTTCGCCCACTATGTACATGATGttggaaaaaatacagttttatgtgaataaaaattactaataaaaaggtctttccaaaaataaaaaacaccttccaaatttatctcttagttttttacgggataagtttaccatatattttttggatttgggttaTTATATAAGAAGAACTTCTTTTTATTGCcgatatatatagaaaaacctctcTTATATCCCCTGGAGTtgagtacttcttcttcgttttttcgatgtttgattcgagggtttaagtgctaacgattccatgagttttccgctgccaagttctaatAGGACAaatttgaatgtgctattcaaactttgttaagattgttgtatcttggaggcagatgtacccatagggctatagcatcatcttttcagagtgtagccgggcattcttgtcttaaggacagtatgttgaacatgcacCTCAATCTACCATTCGAGTTTCTTCTTTCTATGTTGTTTAACAGGATGTTCAAGACATCAACAGTTGGCTAACTTGAAGACAcgaaaatcagataagtgcctcttttattatttatttgtttgatcaATTTTGATTGTTATTCTCCAACACATGACTTGCACCTGCGGTGGAAGTTAGATAAAACCACTCACATCAAAAGGTTTCCAAGGAGGGGATAATTCAAATGCATGGGTTTAATTTCCATGAGGCTGGATAGTGAatcagataattttttttttttgttttcgacGTGCACTCGGATCTTAGATTATTGTTTTTGTCATGTCTTTTGTCTGAGGAGTACATATCATATGGCTTGGTTCGCATAAAAGCTTAGTCAATGTAATCGCCATTCGCCACTGCACATCATCACAACAAGTGTAGGATCAATAGAGCGGTCAGCTAGAATTTAATTAAGAGGTCATAAATTAAAGCAGTTTTGAAGGAATaaatgcaaattttttttttttttgaagcatatataTTAAAAAGGAACTAATTAGAAATTATACGGGGCAAAGTAATTCCCATAAACGCAGAATCTCTTTACCTGTAAACTTAGTAGTAGTAGTTGGTGCTAGGTAGGTGCTcctagcatatatatatatagacatcagAAATATTGCGAGTATTATTGTTGcaaaaaatgcaaaattttgACTTGAGCGCTTTACAACTTGTTCTGATCTGTAGTGGTCCTAGTACAGGAGAACTGAGCTTAACTTTAAGAATACTGAGGCCAATAGCTTCTATAAAAGCCCCCAAATTGACTATAAGACCTCACTTTATGATTAAGGTaggtgatttttcagatgaaaatGATCTGCACTACTACAAAACGGATCCTAATTTATGAATACTTGTGCATCAGTAGggtctttaagaagattatttgtAGTTCACTCTCTCTTCTCTTCATTGATCAACAACTAATCAGGTATTTGAGTCTACAAAATCATTTTTCAGATAAATGGCATGCAGCTAGGTGAGGCAAGTGCTCCCATTTAACTACTGCCTCCAAACACTAATTTATAAGACTTTATTTTACAACTGAAATTTTTGATTTAAACACTTTGGTAAAACCCCTTAAATTTGTTACTTACACACCTGGTGCATTGTTGTTTTGCCTGCTCATGCTTTCAATCGTGTCACCCAGTAGCGTAATCATGATTTCAAAATGGAGggctgaatttttttttctgCCACACCTGAATAAAAAACATAGAAAATTGAAACTTAGATTAGGAACGGAGAAGCACTTCTTTTCCTTTACATGAATATGTAGTCAATGTGATTTCGAGTTTAAGAAACTCAGTGGGTACTACAAAGTGATTTAAAAGTGCCATGTGAAGAAGTACCACTGCAAGTGGCAAAAAGTGATCGTGATATTTGGACATATATTCAGGCACAAGATTTAGTCAAGAGGTGATCCACTACTTAAAAAACATAATACAGTGTATCCTTGTTGGCCCCTAAAAAATCAGTTAAAGTATCAAACATAAGCTTAGGCAAAATGTTCAGATTGGAAACTATTTGAAGTTTGTGTGTTTAAATTTATCAAAGCTTACTTGTCTTCTAAATTCAAGAATCCAAAGTCAAAGGTTAATCAACCAAAAAAGTGTTAGTTTTCTTGGAAGGAGTTGGGGTTTGAaggagtttatttttttttatttattttttaaatgtcATTGGCCACAAATATATGCCGCCAAAAACTTTGTATACAAAAAATAACTTTTTGGATAATAAAACGAAGTATTAGCCCTTAAAGTCATccgaaaatggatcatttgtccaaatatttttaaaacatggtttaaatggacgaataaaaattattatgggtgaaatggacaccaaaaaaatagtaaggatgaaattggattcatcctgacttaaatttaaaaaatagcaaggatgaaacttgatgcatcctgatgtaaattaaaaatacgaaaaagtatttgaaaatgggtaggatgaaactatttacaacctgactatttttatatttttgttcatttaaacagtatcaaaatttaaatgtccttttcacccaggaattgttgattttggtctttttaaccaattttatgtagAGTCATCTGCCGTTGACCCCCTCCTGTCGGGTTCATGAAGTTAACATTCCGTAGATTAGAGTTGTTGTGGCCTTAGAACATCTCCAGCAAAAGGTGCAAAAAATCCTACGTGAATTTTTTATTTAGTCATTTTATTTATGGGGTCACATAGAGTAAATATATGACCTCATATTtaaaaaaccatctccaacagtgagaattctaacccttagaattaaaagaaaattggttaaaaacatgacgtggaggtgcaaccggaggtgtagataacattttcttgaacaccttcatatttagtaattggtccctcctaacttgtaggaccctactgttggagatAGATTTATAACAaacgggggtctaaaatcctatgtgtcactaaaaataaatagatCCACACTtttttggagatgctcttataatTAATTAGTACCCGCAGATTAGAGTTGTTGTTATGTTTTCAACAAACCCTTGTCTAACTGCCGTGTTTGAGTAATTTTCAGTACTTAGATTTTCTTTTAACGACCCCAAATCTACTCCTGTAAACTAAAACCGGAAATTGGGTCAATTGTCCAAATAttcttaaaacatggttcaaatgaacgagtaaaaattagtatgggtgaaatggacatcaaaaaaatagcaagaataaaACTGGATTTATTATGGCTTAAACTTAAGAAAAAtagtgaggatgaaactggatgcatcctgatgtaaatcaaaaataaaaaaaattatttgaaaatgggcaggatgaaactgtttacatcttaGCTATTTTTACaatctcgtccatttaaacaacaccaaattttacatgtccttttcacccaaaaattattgattttgatctttttaaccaattttgtgaactaAAACCCGATAAGTATCTCGTAGTCTTGTCTGGTTACCTTCGGatccattatttatttatttattttatttttgacatAAAAAGTTACATATTGAGTATTGACTCAGAATGCTTGCAACAGTCATGAAGCTGCAAAATTAATGAGCAGCATTGGTCTCACTTTATTAATTATGGTCTCCCGTTGATCTTAATTATTTCTAATCACCAGCCATAACTCCGTTTCCTGGCCAATCTCTAGCATTGGTACGTCAGTTGCAAAGTTGTAGTCACCTTATAGACTTGCCTCTTTAGAATTGTCCCTAGTTTTTGTAATTACCAAAATAAAGTCCAAGTACATAATTATGAACTCACTTTATGGAGGCAAATGAATCAGCAAGAACCAAAAATTGTGACAATAATCATTTGGCATGAGCACAGAAAATGAACTTGCCGATATAAATGAAACTGGCAAATAGCTTGTGATTGCATCCAATCAAATGTCGACAAAAATAATGGAAAAGTCATAGCAAATGGTTTTCCCATTGTGCCGTATAGTGTGTCTATCTCCTCTACACCATGGTGAGATTTTCACTAGTGTCTCGTTCGTATTGAAAGGGATGgcatagcccttgctcttaagAAATGAGTTCTTGACGAAACGTGGGCCCCTTAAATAGGAGATACAAGTAATCCactttagggtttctgttctaAATCATTACATTTGTTCATAAACTACATAAGCATGCGTACCTTACTTATACTCCACACACAGACTGACAGACTGCGAACATACAGGCAAAAATAGATATCCTTTTCGAACAACAACCAACGAACATGCATCTTGATGTATCGCACCATCAACTATATCCATTTTGGGGTTTTCTAACTTAATACCTTGATATGGTTTTCTAACAACTATTGCTCAATGTGAAGGGCTATTATTGAACCAAATTAAAAGGTTAATTTCTCGTCTGAATGACCTTCTCAGTTAAAAACAGTAGATTCCGAAACATTAATTAAACCTCCTCCATAACTATGAATGGAAATCACTACTGCTCTATACTCTTAGTGCTCTATACTCTTAGTTAGAGATATAACCCTCATCCAAGGACTTTTTTTTGGGCAGGTAAAAAACTGCAAAAGGAGATAGAAATTTTGATGTAAACAGCTAGACCATTTGAACTATTAGACTTTGTCATACGAAACATCAAAGTGGCTTATTAATTGAAAGGCACTAACTTTTCCATTTCCATTTTAAGATATGATGATATTAGCTTGTAGTTGTTGGCAGCATTAACGTCGTAATAATTCAAAACAGAAAAACCTTCACATTGAAGAAAAAGCAGTTGAAAACAAGGGTTTGGATTACTATCATATTCTGAAAATTCTAATATACCATATTAAATGGGTTTGAATTATTATTTCCTAACACCTTCCCTGAATTAAAACACACCTGTAGTTCATCATTTTTTTCATCCTTGCATAATCTATCATcatcatacatttcatcaagtgaGAAGGACTGAAATTGAGATTGTTGTTGCTGATAGAAATGGATCAAGATTCTAACTTCACCTCCTACCATAATCAAATTCTAAGTCTATAGCCATTTAGCAAATTAATCAAACAATTTATGTATACATCATCACTCTCTCTATGTCTCATTATCTCTATCTCTACATTTTTCATCATCATAAATCGCTCTCCCTGATCTAATCACTCGCTCTATCTATCAAAACCCCCCTCTGATCTGTAACCATGACCAAATCATTTATTCTCCGTATCATCACCATCtgttttttccttcttctcaCCCCCACCACAACTCTCTCTTCTACAGCAACACCACCACTAGGTCTCCTCGATCATCAATGGAAAGTatcagaaaaaacaaaaacaaccataactagttcatgcACAAAAACTCGGTACCCAGAACTTTGTACTAACACATTGTCTGACTCGTTTCTCAACAACATCGGCAGAGACAGTGATGATGGACTGAGTTTAGTACGAATCTCGTTGAATGAAACCCTAAATAGAGTCAAAAATTCACTATACAATGCTTCAACATTATCAGGTGTGTATATGGATACTAATCTCCGGTCAGCTTACGATGCCTGTCTGGAGTTGTTGGATGATGCAGTGCATTTACTATCTCTTTCTCTAAAATCACTCCGCACATCGACACCGTCCAATAAACATACTTTCGCTGATGTGATGACGTGGTTAAGTGCAGCATCAACCGATCATGACACGTGCACGGAAGGATTTCAAGACTTGGAAGACGGGTATGTGAAGGGTCGTATCGAAGAATTGCTAAAAGATTTGCCACGACTAGTTGCTAATTCTTTAGATTtgttttctctgtcgtcaaagTCATCGGAGAAACAATCAGGAGGTTATTTTAATGGCAATCTTAATGATAACGGGAGATCAAGGAATGGTACGGGGTCCATTAAAACTCGAGAATGGCGATTCTTAAACATGTCCCTGGCATCGTTGGTACCACATATCGTTGTTTCAAAACTTGGTACTGGAACATTCAGAACAATCACAGAAGCGATTAACGCTGTTCCTGATCGTAGTTCGATGCGCACAGTGATATATATAAAAGCAGGTACAATTGGATTTATCCCAATTTTGTAGGGTTTTCTCCTTAGTGGTGGATAGGGCTTTTTTTTGTGTTTGGGATTTTACATGGTCTAGTTCTTTTAGACTTAAGTAATTGGTTGTGcatgagtttgcatttctttgaTGTTTGGCCTTTTCGGCTGAACTGAGTTTACTGTATCTTATATTTTAATTGAGAGTTTGTACAGTGCACTTACTATTCTATTTATTGGATAATAAAAAAAACAGGCAAATACGAGGAACAGAACCTAGAGGTAAGATCGGAGAAGACCAATGTGGTAATGATCGGAGATGGGATCGGGAAAACAGTAATTACCGGCCGCAAGAACACTAAAGACGACCACGTATCCACGTTCTACACGGCATCTTTTGGTAAGTAACACTCTAAACCTGGATTCTAACTCCAATACTAAAAGAAATTGCTAGGGGTGGGGTGGGCTGTTTTGTTTGCGGGGGTGTCTTGATATTTTGTCTTATATGAAATTCGATATACACCCCGTAGCAAAATGCTTTCCCTTTTAGCAGCCATGAAGCATTATTGACCTTTCCCGAATCGGTCCAAAATTGACCGCCTTGCTTGGTTAACCTTGCCAGCACACGACCAGCTTTCACATGTGGATGAGTCAAAAACATGGACTCGGGACAGATGTTTCAATCCCGTATAAACTATCTTAACTTTCCCCAACCAAAACGAGTATTTCTTCTAGGTCGTGATCCAAATGGTTTTGTTCACTGAAGAGAAAAAATTGATGACTTAGATGGTTTCGAGTAAGTTAATGGGTAATGATTATTAATCTCTCTTGTAGTCGCCAGTCTTGATGATCTTACCTCATTTGGGATAGTTCAGCTAACAACTAAGAGTACCCGAATTGACAGAAAGAATCATCGTAATGACAACTTTTGTTGGTATCATAGTGAGCAAGTGCATTCAAATAGGTAAAGAAAATTTGCAACTTGGATGTGGCAAGTTAGTATAATCCTTGCACTAAAGTTTAGTGCTTATACAGAAACAGTAGGAGAAGAACAAGTGACTGAATTGGGCGACAGGGAAGTCTTCCTCATAAGCCCATTGTACTTGTTGAGATTAACTATGGAGCTAAATATAGTTTTTGTTAAGTACATTCCAGTCTTCTTTGAGTTTTTTGATAGTCAACTTTGGTCTTGAAGTGGCACCATTTATAAATCTACTTTTTCATGAATCTTTTTTGGGTTTTAGATGAATTCTAATTTGTTGTGGTAACTTTACAGTGGCGACGGGTGCTGGATTTATGGCGACCAATATTACGTTTGAGAATAGGGCTGGCCCGTACAAAGACCAGGCAGTAGCACTCAGGGTCAGTTCACACAGAGCCGTTTTCTACCGCTGTAGTTTCTTAGGCTATCAAGATACCCTATACGTGCTCAGAGATGTTCAGTTTTTTAGAGAATGTGAAATCTACGGGACGACCGACTTCATATTTGGTGACTCGAGCGTCGTGATCCAAAAGTCTAATATTTACACTCGCACGCCATTGGTTGGTCATCCCACCATTATTACAGCTCAAAACCGGGCAGGCTCAAATGATAACACAGGTATTTTCCTATAACTTTGTTGGTTAATCGTATACACCTACAGTAGTTTGTTCTTGAGTTGGATCAAAA is from Papaver somniferum cultivar HN1 unplaced genomic scaffold, ASM357369v1 unplaced-scaffold_8, whole genome shotgun sequence and encodes:
- the LOC113344791 gene encoding probable pectinesterase/pectinesterase inhibitor 34, with translation MDTNLRSAYDACLELLDDAVHLLSLSLKSLRTSTPSNKHTFADVMTWLSAASTDHDTCTEGFQDLEDGYVKGRIEELLKDLPRLVANSLDLFSLSSKSSEKQSGGYFNGNLNDNGRSRNGTGSIKTREWRFLNMSLASLVPHIVVSKLGTGTFRTITEAINAVPDRSSMRTVIYIKAGKYEEQNLEVRSEKTNVVMIGDGIGKTVITGRKNTKDDHVSTFYTASFVATGAGFMATNITFENRAGPYKDQAVALRVSSHRAVFYRCSFLGYQDTLYVLRDVQFFRECEIYGTTDFIFGDSSVVIQKSNIYTRTPLVGHPTIITAQNRAGSNDNTGIIIHDSRILPAPEFKQSKKILQTYLGRPWANFSRVVYMSCWMDAHINPQGWIPWSTILNDIVPDTLFYGEFNNSGPGASVVPRVNWTGYHRITSLEEVQRFTVTQFILGSAWLPSTGVPFTPGLTD